The following coding sequences are from one Candidatus Eremiobacterota bacterium window:
- a CDS encoding CFI-box-CTERM domain-containing protein has product MKHAAVKSVFLLLFTLLLAGSALAGSGTVQNGVVNLSISIEAGVPYDAALIGKIKTKFTEGSQYLYNATLKQNRFGKLIIIVPDAWPTIEGAVALGDLKREKADVKVTEGKVANARVSAFGSDTGCINLGTTNLNSNTCKSTITHEFGHYAYGLSDEYCLYVPRWEGGEWVWYQVFKDGNGNWNKCSKDVTWEVDPVEAAMGSGYSYPVSPSSPETNHVSIMWFHHVSPVTDFCSASNHNAACNHAQNSKNSFKSCWDVMASQTAFSLKKPGDTPIATITYQAPDFEIRQKPADATGQRTVKERDLELLAETDEEAYSYPRVPYIVAEIDNQGVPIRSAVVKAIITRPDGSETSVTLSDNGLQGDSTPVDGAYEGFFIDYNGDGEYKIRITADNSNHTAVEGFGFSDPDEYGSMKEVRQAKGKAVPYDFSLVATLPSIRLTGYSGQEKIPPGKITILHSLILTDGQAQLQWIAPGDDQYEGQAHAYEIRYSAGPISTDAEWNNATAVSNPPTPQPSGSQESFSFPLQQQGTIYLVVRALDENGTLSALSDNVLIDTSKAAPSAETNMPYLGASGSSGGGGCFIATAAYGSYLDPHVNSLCVFRDRHLMRNALGRSFVRCYYQLSPPFAAVISRNETLRAAARWLLTPVVFAVESPLAALLVFSLGSVIIVRVRRRKIKGRR; this is encoded by the coding sequence ATGAAGCACGCGGCCGTAAAATCAGTTTTCCTTCTGCTCTTTACGCTGCTCCTTGCCGGGAGCGCCCTGGCAGGATCCGGCACCGTGCAGAACGGCGTCGTCAACCTGAGCATCAGCATCGAGGCCGGTGTCCCTTACGACGCCGCACTGATAGGCAAGATAAAGACGAAATTCACCGAGGGCTCCCAGTACCTTTACAACGCCACGCTCAAGCAGAACCGTTTCGGGAAGCTCATCATCATAGTCCCCGATGCCTGGCCCACCATCGAAGGCGCCGTGGCCCTCGGCGACCTGAAAAGGGAGAAGGCCGATGTGAAAGTGACTGAGGGGAAGGTTGCAAATGCCCGGGTAAGCGCCTTCGGCAGCGACACGGGCTGCATCAACCTCGGCACGACGAACCTTAACTCCAACACATGCAAATCCACCATCACCCACGAGTTCGGGCACTATGCCTACGGCCTCAGCGATGAATACTGCCTCTATGTCCCCCGGTGGGAAGGGGGCGAATGGGTCTGGTACCAGGTCTTCAAGGACGGCAACGGCAACTGGAACAAGTGCTCCAAGGACGTCACGTGGGAGGTGGACCCCGTTGAGGCCGCCATGGGCAGCGGCTACAGCTACCCTGTCTCGCCCTCGTCCCCTGAAACCAATCATGTGTCCATCATGTGGTTTCACCACGTCTCACCCGTCACCGATTTCTGCAGCGCTTCAAATCATAACGCGGCATGCAACCACGCTCAGAACTCAAAAAACAGCTTCAAGTCCTGCTGGGACGTGATGGCCTCCCAGACTGCCTTTTCCCTCAAGAAGCCCGGCGACACACCGATTGCCACCATCACCTATCAGGCTCCCGATTTCGAGATAAGGCAGAAGCCTGCGGACGCCACGGGCCAGAGAACAGTGAAAGAGAGAGACCTGGAGCTTCTCGCCGAGACTGACGAGGAAGCCTACAGCTATCCGCGGGTTCCTTACATTGTGGCTGAAATAGACAACCAGGGCGTGCCGATAAGGAGCGCCGTGGTGAAGGCCATCATCACCAGGCCCGACGGCAGCGAGACCAGCGTAACCCTGAGCGACAACGGCCTTCAGGGCGACAGCACGCCTGTTGACGGCGCCTATGAAGGATTCTTCATCGATTATAACGGCGACGGCGAATACAAGATCAGGATCACTGCCGACAACTCGAACCACACCGCCGTGGAGGGCTTCGGCTTCTCCGACCCCGACGAGTACGGCAGCATGAAAGAGGTACGACAGGCAAAGGGGAAAGCGGTGCCCTATGATTTCAGCCTCGTGGCCACGCTCCCTTCCATCAGGCTTACAGGCTATTCGGGGCAGGAAAAGATTCCCCCGGGAAAAATCACGATACTGCATTCCCTTATACTCACCGACGGCCAGGCGCAGCTCCAGTGGATCGCTCCGGGTGATGACCAGTACGAGGGCCAGGCCCATGCCTACGAGATCAGGTATTCCGCGGGCCCCATAAGCACTGACGCGGAATGGAATAATGCCACCGCGGTAAGCAATCCCCCCACTCCCCAGCCCTCAGGCTCCCAGGAAAGCTTCTCCTTCCCTCTGCAGCAGCAGGGCACTATCTACCTCGTGGTGAGGGCTCTTGATGAGAACGGGACACTCTCGGCCCTCTCCGACAACGTGCTCATTGACACCTCGAAGGCTGCTCCCTCCGCCGAAACAAATATGCCTTATCTGGGCGCTTCAGGCTCATCAGGAGGCGGGGGGTGCTTCATCGCAACAGCCGCCTATGGCTCATATCTGGATCCCCATGTAAATTCTCTCTGCGTGTTCCGCGACAGGCACCTTATGAGGAATGCCCTGGGAAGAAGCTTTGTAAGGTGCTACTATCAGCTTTCCCCGCCATTCGCCGCCGTCATATCGAGAAATGAAACTCTCAGAGCTGCCGCGCGCTGGCTCCTGACCCCCGTGGTCTTCGCCGTGGAAAGCCCTCTTGCGGCTCTTCTGGTATTCTCTCTCGGAAGCGTCATCATTGTGAGGGTCAGGAGGAGGAAAATAAAAGGCAGGAGGTAA